From one Microlunatus sp. Gsoil 973 genomic stretch:
- a CDS encoding sodium:solute symporter family protein, giving the protein MDKLDVNWFDYGLLIIYFILVIGIGLLARRAIATSEDFLLSGRSLPAWVTGLAFISANLGAIEILGMAANGAKYGISTVHYYWIGAVPAMVFLGIVMMPFYYGSRVRSVPEYLLRRFNKPTHLFNGLTFAVAALLNAGVNLYAMAVIIEALLGWPVWLSIIVAAGFVLIYITLGGLSGAIYNEVLQFFVILAGLIPLVIVGLHSIGGWGELTDRVKQSALGEPGLSTWGGTAVGSWTNPLGDWIGIVMGLGFVLSFGYWTTNFAEVQRALSAKDLSAAQRTPLIGAFPKIFIPALTVIPGLLAIVLIPKLGTTGGDYNTAIPQLMGRFLPNGALGIALAGLLAAFMAGMAANVSSFNTVFTYDIWQDYIRKNRSDKYYLNVGRVVTVLGVLVGISTAFIASGFSNIMDYIQLLFGFFNAPVFATFIIAMFWKRATPWAGVSGLAAGTAGAAAFQFLIAPHWAYMNAGQSPDGTPNPQIINFYAAMMAFVADAVVTVIVTLATTPKPVHQLAGLVWGVPDPNAPDPATVKKPPFYESPKLLGGLAILFVLVLSLIFL; this is encoded by the coding sequence GTGGACAAACTGGACGTCAACTGGTTCGACTACGGCTTGCTGATCATCTACTTCATCCTGGTGATCGGGATCGGCCTGCTTGCCCGGCGGGCCATCGCAACGAGCGAGGACTTCCTGCTGTCGGGCCGATCACTTCCGGCCTGGGTGACGGGACTGGCGTTCATTTCGGCCAACCTCGGGGCGATCGAGATCCTCGGCATGGCGGCCAACGGCGCAAAATACGGCATCTCGACGGTCCATTACTACTGGATCGGCGCCGTACCGGCGATGGTGTTCCTCGGCATCGTCATGATGCCGTTCTACTACGGGTCCCGGGTCCGATCCGTGCCGGAATATCTGCTGCGACGTTTCAACAAACCGACACACCTGTTCAACGGCCTCACCTTCGCCGTTGCCGCGTTGCTGAACGCCGGCGTCAACCTGTACGCGATGGCGGTGATCATCGAGGCACTGCTGGGCTGGCCGGTCTGGCTGTCGATCATCGTCGCGGCCGGCTTCGTACTGATCTACATCACCCTCGGCGGCCTCTCCGGCGCGATCTACAACGAGGTGCTCCAGTTCTTCGTCATCCTGGCCGGTCTGATCCCCCTGGTCATCGTCGGCCTGCACAGTATCGGCGGCTGGGGAGAGCTCACCGACCGGGTCAAGCAGTCGGCACTGGGCGAACCGGGACTTTCCACCTGGGGCGGCACCGCAGTCGGCAGTTGGACCAACCCGCTGGGTGACTGGATCGGCATCGTGATGGGGCTCGGCTTCGTGTTGTCCTTCGGCTACTGGACCACCAACTTCGCCGAGGTTCAGCGGGCGCTGTCGGCCAAGGACCTGTCGGCGGCGCAGCGGACGCCGCTGATCGGCGCCTTCCCCAAGATCTTCATCCCGGCGCTGACCGTGATCCCCGGTCTGTTGGCCATCGTGCTGATCCCCAAGCTCGGCACCACCGGTGGTGACTACAACACCGCGATCCCGCAGCTGATGGGCCGGTTCCTGCCCAACGGGGCGTTGGGCATCGCGCTGGCCGGTCTGTTGGCGGCATTCATGGCCGGCATGGCGGCCAACGTCAGTTCGTTCAACACGGTGTTCACCTACGACATCTGGCAGGACTACATCCGCAAGAACCGCAGCGACAAGTACTACTTGAATGTCGGCCGGGTCGTCACCGTGCTCGGCGTGCTGGTCGGCATCAGCACGGCGTTCATCGCCTCCGGCTTCAGCAACATCATGGACTACATCCAGTTGCTGTTCGGCTTCTTCAACGCGCCGGTCTTCGCGACCTTCATCATCGCCATGTTCTGGAAACGAGCGACGCCATGGGCCGGCGTCAGTGGGCTGGCTGCCGGCACCGCCGGTGCGGCCGCCTTCCAGTTCCTGATCGCGCCGCACTGGGCGTACATGAACGCCGGGCAGAGTCCTGACGGCACGCCCAATCCGCAGATCATCAACTTCTACGCCGCGATGATGGCCTTCGTCGCCGACGCGGTGGTCACCGTCATCGTGACCTTGGCCACAACGCCCAAGCCGGTGCACCAGCTCGCCGGGCTCGTCTGGGGCGTCCCGGACCCCAATGCGCCGGACCCGGCAACGGTCAAGAAGCCGCCGTTCTACGAGTCGCCGAAGCTGCTCGGCGGACTGGCGATCTTGTTCGTCCTCGTCCTGTCGCTCATCTTCCTGTAG
- a CDS encoding nuclear transport factor 2 family protein, whose product MISTTLQTTLDYFNAWTGGDFEAALTYISPEISCQTPNGPIAGLPSFRGFMEPFARSLVAARLLAAFGDERTALIMYDTRTRLVDGAPGAELHTVSDGLITSIKIIFDRQPFVEARARLQN is encoded by the coding sequence ATGATCAGCACCACCCTGCAGACCACACTCGACTACTTCAACGCCTGGACCGGCGGCGACTTCGAGGCAGCCCTGACCTACATCTCCCCCGAGATCAGCTGTCAGACGCCGAACGGACCGATCGCCGGGTTGCCGTCCTTTCGCGGCTTCATGGAGCCGTTCGCCAGGTCGCTGGTCGCCGCCCGGCTGCTTGCCGCGTTCGGTGACGAGCGAACGGCATTGATCATGTACGACACCCGCACCCGGCTGGTCGACGGTGCTCCCGGCGCAGAGCTGCACACCGTCTCCGACGGGCTGATCACCTCCATCAAGATCATCTTCGATCGGCAACCCTTCGTCGAGGCGCGAGCGCGACTGCAGAACTGA
- a CDS encoding sugar porter family MFS transporter yields the protein MATASEGSSEAVGVLQTLDGQKATKFYWYLTVLACVGGFLFGYDTSVVGSVLNFIPYDLSDLATGYLVAGASLGAAGGAICAGPLTDRFGRKSLLVVDALIYAIGALLSAFTVNAEMLIISRTLIGLAVGADSAIATAYIAEFAPAKKRGGLSIIQQWMITVGILVSYLIAMLIFTVAPHSLKTVDWRLVFGLGAVPAIIAMLLRARMPESPRWLLDRGRYADTREAFDKLGIQVTEEEVRDTAEELKEQAKQQEQQRKWTPGVVRALVVVCVFFIFQQITGINVPFYYGPKLLGGLFQESGNAVDSAMAGLQTASILGAVNVIATFFAFRYIDRIGRRKLAIGGFGGMLIFMVIAAAGVAFLTGPAKIIVVMVGFALFISSFAIGVGGTGWLIQGEVFPTSVRGRAAAGAATVNWLSNFAIVVLFPTLNTAIGLSWVMIILAALSLLAVIFVARFLPETKNLSVEQVVDVFERQRAS from the coding sequence ATGGCCACGGCATCGGAGGGAAGCAGCGAGGCGGTCGGGGTGCTACAGACCCTGGACGGGCAGAAGGCGACCAAGTTCTATTGGTATCTGACGGTTCTGGCCTGTGTCGGCGGCTTCCTCTTCGGCTACGACACCTCCGTCGTCGGCTCGGTGCTGAACTTCATTCCGTACGACCTGAGTGATCTTGCCACCGGCTACCTGGTCGCCGGAGCCTCGCTGGGTGCTGCAGGCGGCGCGATCTGCGCCGGGCCGTTGACCGACCGGTTCGGCCGGAAGTCGCTGCTGGTCGTCGATGCGCTGATCTATGCCATCGGCGCGCTGCTCTCGGCGTTCACCGTCAACGCCGAGATGTTGATCATCTCCCGGACCCTGATCGGATTGGCAGTGGGCGCCGATTCGGCGATCGCCACCGCCTACATCGCCGAATTCGCCCCGGCGAAGAAGCGCGGCGGGCTCAGCATCATCCAGCAGTGGATGATCACCGTCGGGATCCTGGTCTCCTACCTGATCGCCATGTTGATCTTCACCGTTGCGCCGCATTCTTTGAAGACCGTGGACTGGCGGCTCGTCTTCGGCCTCGGTGCGGTGCCGGCGATCATCGCGATGCTGCTACGGGCCAGAATGCCCGAGTCTCCGCGGTGGTTGCTGGACCGCGGTCGCTACGCCGACACCCGCGAGGCGTTCGACAAACTCGGCATCCAGGTGACCGAGGAGGAGGTGCGCGACACCGCGGAGGAGCTCAAGGAACAGGCCAAGCAACAAGAACAGCAACGGAAGTGGACCCCGGGCGTGGTCCGGGCACTGGTCGTGGTCTGCGTCTTCTTCATCTTCCAGCAGATCACCGGTATCAACGTCCCGTTCTATTACGGGCCCAAACTGCTCGGCGGGCTCTTCCAGGAGTCCGGCAACGCCGTCGACTCGGCGATGGCCGGCCTGCAGACAGCGTCCATCCTGGGCGCGGTCAACGTGATCGCCACGTTCTTCGCGTTCCGCTACATCGACCGGATCGGCCGCCGGAAGCTGGCGATCGGCGGTTTCGGCGGCATGCTGATCTTCATGGTCATCGCCGCCGCCGGCGTCGCATTCCTGACCGGTCCGGCCAAGATCATCGTGGTGATGGTCGGCTTCGCACTGTTCATCTCCAGTTTCGCGATCGGGGTCGGCGGAACCGGCTGGCTGATCCAGGGGGAGGTCTTCCCGACCTCCGTCCGCGGCCGCGCGGCCGCCGGGGCGGCGACAGTGAACTGGCTGTCCAACTTCGCCATCGTCGTACTCTTCCCGACGCTCAACACCGCGATCGGGCTGAGTTGGGTCATGATCATCCTGGCCGCGCTGTCGCTGCTCGCGGTGATCTTCGTGGCACGGTTCCTGCCGGAGACCAAGAACCTGTCGGTGGAGCAGGTGGTCGACGTCTTCGAACGGCAGCGGGCCTCCTGA
- a CDS encoding RNA polymerase sigma-70 factor has protein sequence MQTEVTDEDEFLAIRPLLFSIAYEMTGSVADAEDILSEAYLRLRRSREHGTKIRSLRNYLSTVVSRLALDQLQSARSRREVYVGPWLPEPLVEEASSGGFEQVERSDTVSMAFLVLLESLNPVERAVFVLREVFSFDYPQIAEIVGRSEANCRQLLRRARQHVEHRQPRFDADPADRDALARRFFAALARGDLGPLVDRLAEDVVAYGDGGGSWPSIPRPILGRENVVRMLTGMARSGFGAGLRLHRVTVNGQPGALVRTADGRLLNVIGLDIVNGQIVAVRSVINPDKLGHLAPLVPWDDPLRGNGRRVDPG, from the coding sequence ATGCAGACCGAAGTCACCGACGAGGACGAATTCCTGGCCATACGGCCGCTGCTGTTCTCGATCGCTTACGAGATGACCGGATCGGTCGCCGATGCCGAGGACATCCTGTCCGAGGCGTATCTACGGTTGCGCCGGTCCCGGGAGCACGGCACCAAGATCAGATCGCTGCGGAACTACCTGTCGACCGTCGTGTCCCGGTTGGCGCTTGATCAACTGCAGTCCGCACGCAGCCGCCGCGAGGTCTATGTCGGTCCCTGGCTGCCCGAGCCGCTGGTCGAGGAGGCTTCGTCCGGCGGGTTCGAGCAGGTCGAGCGGTCCGACACCGTATCGATGGCCTTCCTGGTGCTGCTGGAATCGCTCAATCCGGTTGAGCGGGCGGTCTTCGTGCTCCGTGAGGTCTTCTCCTTCGACTATCCGCAGATCGCCGAGATCGTCGGCCGGTCGGAGGCCAACTGCCGGCAGTTGCTGCGCCGGGCCAGGCAGCACGTCGAGCACCGCCAACCCCGGTTCGACGCCGATCCGGCTGATCGGGACGCGCTGGCGCGGCGGTTCTTCGCTGCGCTGGCCCGAGGTGATCTGGGTCCGTTGGTCGATCGGTTGGCCGAGGATGTCGTGGCCTACGGTGACGGGGGCGGCAGTTGGCCGTCGATTCCGCGGCCGATCCTCGGCCGGGAGAATGTGGTTCGGATGCTCACCGGGATGGCCCGCAGCGGGTTCGGCGCCGGCCTGCGCCTGCACCGGGTGACAGTCAACGGCCAGCCGGGTGCCCTGGTCAGGACCGCCGACGGGCGGTTGCTGAACGTCATCGGTCTGGACATCGTCAATGGCCAGATCGTCGCCGTCCGTTCAGTGATCAATCCGGACAAGCTAGGGCACCTGGCGCCGTTGGTTCCCTGGGACGATCCGTTGCGCGGCAACGGCCGCCGGGTCGATCCGGGCTGA
- a CDS encoding NmrA family NAD(P)-binding protein, translated as MNLPSTVLVTGATGTVGSALVAALQGRGPTVRAMIRDPGRQVAAVENVVADLTDANATAAALEGVDVAFLNSPSSPEAGRLQMQFADLAEQAGVQRLVVLSQYAANPDSPVRFLRWHAQVEAHVATLGLGHTVLRPNLYLQALLAFADTIAQGWFAAPIGDAAVSAIDIRDVAAAAAAVIMDPATAGRTYTLTGPRAVTHQEIADAVSAATGRTITFQDVPAEQFAAALSGVLPPWQVDGLVEDYAHYARGEAASVDTAVADLTGRPARDVTEFAADYAAAFGSR; from the coding sequence ATGAACCTGCCGTCCACCGTGTTGGTCACCGGCGCAACCGGAACCGTCGGCTCCGCGCTGGTGGCCGCCCTGCAAGGCCGCGGCCCCACCGTTCGCGCCATGATCCGCGATCCGGGCCGCCAGGTCGCCGCCGTGGAGAACGTGGTCGCCGACCTGACCGACGCCAACGCGACCGCGGCGGCACTGGAGGGCGTCGACGTCGCATTCCTCAACAGTCCCTCGTCACCGGAGGCCGGCCGGCTCCAGATGCAGTTCGCCGACCTCGCCGAACAGGCGGGGGTGCAGCGGCTCGTCGTGCTCTCCCAGTACGCGGCGAACCCCGATTCGCCGGTGCGATTCCTGCGCTGGCACGCCCAGGTCGAGGCACACGTCGCGACTCTCGGCCTCGGGCACACGGTCCTTCGGCCGAATCTCTATCTGCAGGCCCTGCTGGCCTTCGCCGACACGATCGCGCAGGGATGGTTCGCTGCGCCGATAGGCGACGCCGCGGTCAGCGCCATAGACATCCGCGACGTCGCGGCCGCGGCCGCCGCGGTGATCATGGATCCTGCAACCGCCGGTCGCACCTACACGCTGACCGGACCCCGGGCGGTCACCCATCAGGAGATCGCCGACGCCGTTTCAGCCGCGACCGGACGGACCATCACTTTCCAGGATGTGCCCGCGGAGCAGTTCGCGGCCGCACTGTCCGGTGTTCTCCCGCCGTGGCAGGTCGACGGACTGGTCGAGGACTACGCCCACTACGCGCGCGGCGAGGCGGCGTCGGTGGACACCGCAGTCGCTGACCTGACCGGCCGCCCGGCCCGCGACGTCACCGAGTTCGCCGCCGACTACGCGGCCGCCTTCGGGTCCCGGTAG
- the sigJ gene encoding RNA polymerase sigma factor SigJ, with translation MGERPDTDAAAVRAGVLEDERPRLVNLAYRMLGSLAEAEDAVQEAYARWIALGSQERRGITSPGAWLNTVVSRICLDLLGSARVRRERYVGQWLPEPVPDPGEWSTGRSSGGAVGSVIGGGTAPADPADRITLDESVDMAFLVVLDAMTPAERVSFLLHDVFGYPFSEIGRIVGRTPAACRQLASSARRRLRDARPVPPPIAERAEVVRRFKRAWQAADIDTLIGLLDPSAIAVADGGGRAPALGRPVEGAEEIARFLVGLGDRVRTIELLERLVNGRPGLVAWEQGRAVAVYAFEIRDSRIERMWAITNPEKLGSWPAGGRPADPPDRSATGTRRRPRSRRRTR, from the coding sequence ATGGGCGAACGACCGGACACCGATGCCGCAGCAGTGCGCGCCGGGGTGCTGGAGGATGAGCGGCCACGGCTGGTCAATCTCGCCTACCGGATGCTCGGCTCATTGGCCGAGGCCGAGGATGCCGTGCAGGAGGCGTACGCCCGGTGGATCGCGCTGGGATCGCAGGAGCGGCGCGGGATCACCTCGCCGGGTGCCTGGTTGAACACGGTGGTCAGCCGGATCTGTCTTGATCTGCTCGGTTCGGCACGCGTACGGCGGGAGCGGTACGTCGGCCAGTGGCTGCCCGAGCCCGTGCCGGATCCCGGCGAGTGGTCCACGGGCCGGTCGAGCGGCGGTGCGGTAGGCAGTGTGATCGGCGGCGGAACGGCCCCCGCAGACCCGGCCGACCGGATCACCCTGGACGAGTCGGTCGACATGGCCTTCCTCGTGGTGCTGGACGCGATGACCCCGGCCGAACGGGTCAGCTTCCTGTTGCACGACGTGTTCGGCTACCCGTTCTCCGAGATCGGCCGGATCGTCGGCCGCACCCCGGCGGCCTGTCGCCAGCTGGCGTCGTCCGCGCGCCGCCGGCTGCGGGACGCCCGACCGGTGCCGCCGCCGATTGCCGAACGGGCGGAGGTGGTACGTCGGTTCAAGCGTGCCTGGCAGGCGGCCGATATCGACACCCTGATCGGGCTGCTGGATCCGTCGGCGATCGCCGTCGCCGACGGTGGCGGCCGTGCGCCGGCCCTCGGACGTCCGGTGGAGGGTGCGGAGGAGATTGCCCGGTTCCTGGTCGGCCTGGGTGACCGGGTCAGGACGATCGAGTTGCTGGAGCGGTTGGTCAACGGCCGGCCCGGGCTGGTCGCCTGGGAGCAGGGCAGGGCGGTGGCCGTATACGCCTTCGAGATTCGTGACTCCCGGATCGAACGGATGTGGGCTATTACCAATCCGGAGAAGCTCGGCAGTTGGCCGGCCGGCGGTAGACCGGCTGATCCGCCCGACCGGTCCGCTACCGGGACCCGAAGGCGGCCGCGTAGTCGGCGGCGAACTCGGTGA
- the dnaB gene encoding replicative DNA helicase, producing MVDRTPPQDLAAEQSVLGAMLMSKDAIADVVEVLRGTDFYRPAHELVYDAVLDLYGRGEPADAITVAAELTRRGEIGRVGGAPYLHDLLASVSIAANAGYYAEIVREKAILRRLVDASIRIGQMSYAAEGDVDEIVDRAQAEVYSVTDKRTSEDYKSLSELMQPTMDEIEAIGSRGGQLAGVPTGFADLDELTNGMHAGQMIIIAARPGLGKALSVETPLPTPTGWTTMGEVRIGDRLVGADGRPTTVVGATDVMTDRECFEISFSDGTTVIADAHHEWQVTSRAGRRAAADRPVDCSDETVTRIVLLAMVARHEPEQYVGLPELLAETGEEFRNLLHAVGRQVGAAVAVPVAGSAADTRRVVYPRARMLVGLASCLTRDRSASRRVDHSAVYTTAELARAVRLADGRCNWAVACAAPIDGAPVDLPASAYELGVRLLERVGTHGVGHLPAGYLRASRGQRRDLLAGLVDAVGCVQADGRIRISLPDAGLADAVHELIVSLGHCCTRGRDAGHDRGTGRLMVHTLTFAADDDVFRVAHKAAEHRRRRAADPAAGRARYITAIRPVGSRPVRCVEVDSDDHLYLATRSMVPTHNSTLGLDLARAASIKHGLTSAIFSLEMSQIEIVMRLLSAEASVPLNHIRNGKMSDDDWQRIAKKMGDVAEAPLFIDDSPNLTMMEIRAKARRLRQRHELKLIIIDYLQLLTSGKKVESRQVEVSEFSRQLKLLAKELEVPVVALAQLNRGPETRGGDKKPMLSDLRESGSLEQDADMVILLNRPDIYDKESERAGEADFDVAKHRNGPTKTITVAFQGHYSRFIDMHH from the coding sequence GTGGTCGACCGTACCCCGCCGCAGGACCTCGCTGCCGAGCAGTCGGTGCTGGGCGCCATGCTGATGAGCAAGGACGCGATCGCCGACGTCGTCGAGGTGCTCCGCGGCACCGACTTCTACCGGCCGGCCCACGAACTCGTCTACGACGCCGTCCTCGATCTTTACGGGCGAGGTGAACCCGCGGACGCGATCACCGTTGCCGCCGAACTGACCCGTCGGGGCGAGATCGGCCGGGTCGGCGGCGCCCCGTATCTGCACGACCTGTTGGCCAGTGTCTCGATCGCGGCCAACGCCGGCTACTACGCCGAGATCGTCCGGGAGAAGGCGATCCTGCGTCGGCTGGTGGACGCGTCCATCCGGATCGGCCAGATGTCGTATGCCGCCGAGGGTGATGTCGACGAGATCGTCGACCGCGCCCAGGCCGAGGTGTACTCGGTCACCGACAAGCGCACCAGCGAGGACTACAAGTCGCTGTCGGAGCTGATGCAGCCGACGATGGACGAGATCGAGGCGATCGGATCCCGCGGTGGACAGCTGGCCGGGGTGCCGACCGGATTCGCCGATCTGGACGAGCTGACCAACGGCATGCATGCCGGGCAGATGATCATCATCGCCGCCCGACCAGGCCTGGGCAAGGCGCTGTCGGTCGAGACGCCGCTGCCGACCCCGACCGGTTGGACGACGATGGGTGAGGTCAGGATCGGCGACCGGCTGGTGGGAGCCGACGGTCGGCCGACGACGGTGGTCGGTGCCACCGACGTGATGACTGACCGGGAGTGCTTCGAGATCAGCTTCTCCGACGGCACCACGGTCATCGCCGACGCCCACCACGAGTGGCAGGTGACCAGCCGGGCCGGCCGCCGCGCGGCAGCCGACCGACCGGTCGATTGCAGCGATGAGACGGTCACTCGGATCGTCCTCCTGGCGATGGTCGCCCGCCACGAGCCCGAGCAGTACGTCGGTCTGCCGGAGTTGCTCGCCGAGACCGGCGAAGAGTTCCGCAATCTGCTGCACGCCGTCGGTCGGCAGGTCGGTGCTGCTGTCGCGGTGCCCGTCGCCGGGTCCGCCGCGGACACGCGCCGGGTGGTCTACCCTCGGGCACGGATGCTGGTCGGACTGGCGTCCTGCCTCACTCGGGACCGCTCCGCCTCGCGCAGAGTTGACCATTCAGCCGTGTACACCACCGCCGAACTGGCCCGGGCCGTACGTCTTGCCGACGGTCGCTGCAACTGGGCGGTTGCCTGCGCCGCGCCCATCGACGGTGCGCCGGTGGACCTGCCGGCCTCGGCGTACGAGCTCGGCGTCCGACTGCTCGAGCGGGTCGGGACGCATGGGGTGGGTCACCTTCCGGCCGGGTATCTGCGCGCGTCGCGCGGCCAGCGCCGCGATCTGTTGGCCGGACTGGTCGATGCCGTCGGCTGCGTGCAGGCGGATGGCCGGATCCGAATCTCGCTGCCCGATGCCGGCCTTGCCGACGCCGTCCACGAGCTGATCGTCTCGCTCGGACATTGCTGCACCCGTGGCCGGGACGCGGGCCACGACCGCGGGACCGGCAGGTTGATGGTGCACACCCTGACCTTCGCGGCCGACGACGATGTGTTCCGGGTGGCGCACAAGGCCGCGGAGCATCGCCGCCGCCGAGCCGCGGATCCGGCCGCCGGCCGTGCCCGGTACATCACCGCGATCCGTCCGGTCGGCAGCCGGCCCGTCCGGTGTGTCGAGGTGGACAGCGATGATCATCTCTACCTGGCCACCCGTTCCATGGTGCCGACCCACAACAGCACCCTCGGGCTCGATCTCGCTCGCGCCGCATCGATCAAACACGGGCTGACCTCGGCGATCTTCTCCTTGGAGATGAGCCAGATCGAGATCGTGATGAGGCTGCTGTCGGCGGAGGCCAGCGTCCCGCTCAATCACATCCGCAACGGCAAGATGAGCGACGACGACTGGCAACGGATCGCCAAGAAGATGGGCGATGTCGCCGAAGCCCCACTGTTCATCGACGACTCACCGAACCTGACCATGATGGAGATCCGGGCCAAGGCCCGCCGGCTCCGGCAGCGGCACGAGTTGAAGTTGATCATCATCGACTACCTCCAGCTGCTCACCTCGGGCAAGAAGGTCGAGTCCCGGCAGGTCGAGGTGTCGGAGTTCTCCCGACAACTGAAACTGCTGGCCAAGGAGCTCGAGGTCCCCGTGGTTGCGCTGGCCCAGCTCAACCGCGGACCGGAGACCCGGGGTGGCGACAAGAAGCCGATGCTCTCCGATCTGCGCGAGAGTGGCTCGTTGGAACAGGACGCGGACATGGTGATCCTGCTCAACCGCCCGGACATCTACGACAAAGAGTCCGAGCGTGCCGGAGAGGCGGACTTCGACGTCGCCAAGCACCGCAACGGGCCGACCAAGACGATCACGGTGGCCTTCCAGGGCCACTACTCGCGATTCATCGACATGCACCACTGA
- a CDS encoding NADPH-dependent FMN reductase codes for MIDIAIILGSTRPNRNGAQVAEWVSSVASTRTDAAFELIDLRDHRLPHLDEPLSPLLGQYQNDHTKAWAETIARFDGYVFVTAEYNHGLPGALKDAIDYLGAEWANKAAGIVSYGVSGGTGAAFQLRQICGQLGIADVSRQLPLNLRFEFENYSVFTPTAGHSGDLNTLLDQVISWSTALAALRAGADMRVAEPASR; via the coding sequence ATGATCGACATCGCGATCATCCTTGGCAGCACCCGACCCAACCGCAACGGCGCCCAGGTCGCCGAATGGGTCAGCAGTGTCGCCTCCACCAGGACGGACGCTGCCTTCGAGCTGATCGATCTCCGTGATCACCGGCTGCCCCATCTGGACGAACCGCTGTCGCCGCTGCTCGGGCAGTACCAGAACGACCACACCAAGGCGTGGGCGGAGACGATCGCCCGCTTCGACGGCTACGTCTTCGTGACCGCCGAATACAACCACGGGCTGCCCGGGGCGCTGAAGGATGCGATCGACTACCTCGGTGCGGAATGGGCCAACAAAGCGGCCGGGATCGTCTCCTACGGAGTTTCCGGTGGAACAGGCGCGGCATTCCAGCTCCGGCAGATCTGCGGGCAGCTCGGCATCGCCGACGTGTCCCGGCAGCTTCCGCTGAATCTGCGCTTCGAGTTCGAGAACTACAGCGTGTTCACACCGACCGCCGGCCACAGCGGCGACCTCAACACCCTGCTGGACCAGGTGATCTCCTGGAGTACGGCACTTGCCGCCCTGCGGGCCGGTGCCGACATGAGGGTGGCCGAGCCGGCGAGTCGGTGA
- a CDS encoding NAD(P)/FAD-dependent oxidoreductase, which produces MHRVVIIGAGYAGIPTAVRLARQVRLDEVAVTLVSGSETFVERPRLHQLAVGQPIRQVQLTDYVSWAGVLLRLARVTGLDLAGHRVQLTDGQLEYDTLVYALGSNVDLTAVPGVDEHAAALTGPEAAYRLREQLTALPDGAAVTVLGGGLTGLETVAEIAESFPQLRTTLVTSTDPGARLAHHGRRYLERTLARLGVTVRAGTRVVEVLPDRSLTADGTTIEHAVCVWAGGFSVSALARESGLDVNAAGRAVVDRTFRSVSHPDVFVVGDAAAVPGPWGEQLAMGCRTGSFTGPVAADAIAAQLTGREPRPFRYRYFHECISLGRKHGLIQFLHPDERRRNVVLTGRAAIAYKNAVLDGARFLFPRPGPVLARRRRLVAEDRAAASPAPSPKLKV; this is translated from the coding sequence ATGCATCGCGTCGTGATCATCGGAGCCGGCTACGCCGGCATCCCCACCGCCGTTCGACTCGCGCGTCAGGTACGCCTCGACGAGGTCGCGGTGACTCTGGTCAGCGGTTCGGAAACCTTCGTCGAGCGGCCGCGGCTGCACCAACTGGCGGTCGGGCAGCCGATCCGGCAGGTCCAGCTCACCGATTACGTCTCCTGGGCCGGCGTGCTGCTGCGGCTCGCCCGGGTCACCGGACTCGACCTGGCCGGACACCGGGTCCAGCTGACCGACGGGCAGCTGGAGTACGACACCCTGGTCTACGCGCTGGGCAGCAACGTCGACCTGACCGCGGTGCCCGGTGTCGACGAGCACGCCGCCGCACTCACCGGTCCGGAGGCGGCGTACCGGCTCCGGGAGCAACTGACCGCCCTTCCCGACGGTGCCGCCGTGACCGTTCTGGGTGGCGGGCTGACCGGCCTGGAAACCGTCGCCGAGATCGCCGAATCCTTCCCGCAACTCCGAACAACGCTGGTGACCTCGACCGATCCGGGTGCCCGGCTGGCCCATCACGGTCGCCGGTATCTGGAGCGCACCCTGGCCCGGCTCGGCGTGACCGTCCGGGCCGGCACCCGGGTGGTCGAGGTACTGCCGGACCGGTCACTGACCGCCGACGGAACGACCATCGAGCACGCGGTGTGTGTCTGGGCCGGCGGCTTCAGCGTGTCCGCGCTGGCCCGGGAGAGCGGTCTGGACGTCAATGCCGCAGGTCGGGCTGTGGTGGACCGGACCTTCCGGTCCGTCTCCCACCCCGACGTCTTCGTCGTCGGCGATGCCGCCGCCGTGCCCGGTCCGTGGGGTGAACAGTTGGCGATGGGATGCCGGACCGGCAGTTTCACCGGACCTGTCGCGGCGGATGCGATCGCCGCGCAGCTCACCGGTCGCGAGCCCCGGCCCTTCCGCTACCGCTACTTCCACGAATGCATCAGCCTGGGTCGCAAGCACGGGCTGATCCAGTTCCTCCACCCCGACGAGCGCCGGCGGAACGTCGTCCTCACCGGACGTGCGGCCATCGCGTACAAGAACGCGGTCCTGGACGGTGCGAGGTTCCTGTTCCCGCGGCCCGGCCCGGTGCTGGCCCGGCGGCGCCGGCTGGTCGCCGAGGATCGGGCGGCTGCCTCACCCGCCCCCTCTCCGAAGCTCAAAGTTTGA